Within the Desulfurellaceae bacterium genome, the region ATACGGGCTATCGGTGATTTCCACCCCCAGCTGGCTGTAGGGCGAGGCTTGCGGGCCCATGATGTAGGGCACCACATACATCGTGCGGTCTTTCATTGAGCCGGCAAACAGGGCGCCGGCGGTGTCTTTGGCCTGGGCCGGTGGCATCCAGTTGTTGTTCGGACCGGCGTCTTCCTGCTTGGCGGTATTGACAAAGGTCAGGTGTTCGGTGCGGGCCACGTCGTTGGGATCGCTGCGGTGCAGGTAGCAGTCGGGGTACCTTTTACGGTTCAGCTCAAGCAGGGTACCGGACTCGATCATCTCTTCGATCAGACGCTGGTTTTCCTGCTCGGAGCCGTCGCACCAGTGGATACGTTTGGGTTTGGTGTGGGCGGCGGTTTCTTCAACCCACTGTTCTAAGGGTGTTGGCATGAAGCGTGTCCTCTCTTGCTAGGGCTTGGCGATATGCGGGAGGGGTGCGGAAAAGTCCTTGTATCCAGCGAGTTCGGGGGCGTCAAGATAGGAGACCATGAGACGGCCGCTGAGGCGAAACCTGACAGCTGGAGCAGGAACAAAGGGCGGCTTATTGGGGCGTGCGTTCGGGGCGACAGCGCTCCAGGATGATCTGTTTGAGCTTCTCCGGGTCGAGCGGTTTTTTGAACACGACCTCCTGCAAACCTTCGAGCTTGCTGCGCTTGATGACGTGGTCCTTGTCAAAGAAGTAGGCCGTCATCAGGACGACCGGGGTGTCAGGAAAACGCTCCCGGACTTCCATATACAGGTCATAGCCGTCCAGGTCGGGCATGACCACGTCGCTGAGGACGATATCGACCGTTTTGTAGGTCAGGATATTCAGCGCCGGCAGGCCGCCGGTGGCGACTTCGACCTGCGCGCCGTCCTCCTGCAAGACATCCCGCAGCGAGTAACACACGCCCAGATCGTCATCGACGACCAGAATCGTCAGACCGGCCAGCTCCTGGCCGGCGGCTTTCTGATGGCTGTGGTGGGGGGCGATAATCTGCTCGTCGCGGCCCAGGTCGGCCATGCGCGAGCCGTGCAGGTACTCGGTGGTATCGTAGCGCTCGCCGTGGGCCATCTCGTCAATCCGGCCAATGATCGTCCGAATCTTCAGCAACTCGCGCTGGATGGACTCCACCCGCTCTTCCTGGACGACGTATTCTTCGTCGGAAAAAACCTGGGCCATATGTTTATCCAGGACATCCAGGTTGTTGAACACGATCTCCAGCGGATTGTTGATCCGGTGGGCCAGACCGACCGCCAGCTCGCCCAGGGTGGCCAGCTGGTCGCGGCGGCGGATGTCGCGCAGATCCTTGATAAAGCCGACCGAGCCGACCTGATAGCCCTCGCTATCATAGATCAGCGAGCCGGAGATGGAGGCCGGAATGTGCTCGCCGTTTTTACACACCAGGGTGGTTTCGAAGTTTTTGATCTTGCCCGTGCCGCCGTTGTCTTCGCTCTGCATGGCCTCCATGACGCGACGGGCTTCCTCGAGGTTGGGGTAGATGGTCGGCCACACCCGCTTGCCGTGAATCTCGGCCGAGGTGTAGCCCAGGGTTTGCTGGGCGCCGTCGTTGTAAAAGACGATCTGGCCCTTGCGGTCCACCGCGATGATGATATCGAGCGAGCTTTCGACCAGCCGCTCGAAATATTCCGGGGGCAGGTGGATCTCGCGCAGATCGCGGTGGAAGCCAATCGAGCCGATTTCCTGGCCCTCTTCGTCATAGATCAGCGCACCGGAGAACGACACCGGGATGTGTTCGCCGTTCTTGGCCACGAGTGTGGTCTCAAAGTTTTTGACCGTGCCTTTTTCGCCGAACTCCTCGCCGCGCAGGGCTTCCAGGACTCGCCGGGCTTCGGTCAAATCGGAGTACAGCATGACCCGCTGGCCACGCCGGTAGGCGTCTTGCAGTTCCTCGAAGGTATAGCCCAGGGTCTTGCTCGCACCGGCGTTGTAGAAGATGATCTGGCCCTTGCGATCAACTGCGATGACGATGTCGGGAAAGCTCTCAAGAAGACGTTCGAAGTACACCGGAGGAAGCTGGAACATGGATGGATACCCACTCTTTGGCCCGGTTCGAGGGCTGTTCGACCGTCTCGGTCACGCTCAGTCTTCTGAACTGCGTCCTATGTTAGGCTCGGCTTTCCGTGGTCGTCAAGACCAGGCAAGGGGAAACGTGTCCTCCAAGCA harbors:
- a CDS encoding PAS domain S-box protein is translated as MFQLPPVYFERLLESFPDIVIAVDRKGQIIFYNAGASKTLGYTFEELQDAYRRGQRVMLYSDLTEARRVLEALRGEEFGEKGTVKNFETTLVAKNGEHIPVSFSGALIYDEEGQEIGSIGFHRDLREIHLPPEYFERLVESSLDIIIAVDRKGQIVFYNDGAQQTLGYTSAEIHGKRVWPTIYPNLEEARRVMEAMQSEDNGGTGKIKNFETTLVCKNGEHIPASISGSLIYDSEGYQVGSVGFIKDLRDIRRRDQLATLGELAVGLAHRINNPLEIVFNNLDVLDKHMAQVFSDEEYVVQEERVESIQRELLKIRTIIGRIDEMAHGERYDTTEYLHGSRMADLGRDEQIIAPHHSHQKAAGQELAGLTILVVDDDLGVCYSLRDVLQEDGAQVEVATGGLPALNILTYKTVDIVLSDVVMPDLDGYDLYMEVRERFPDTPVVLMTAYFFDKDHVIKRSKLEGLQEVVFKKPLDPEKLKQIILERCRPERTPQ